A single Oncorhynchus nerka isolate Pitt River linkage group LG10, Oner_Uvic_2.0, whole genome shotgun sequence DNA region contains:
- the LOC115102709 gene encoding TOG array regulator of axonemal microtubules protein 2-like isoform X5 — MAYRGRKSSEFNKLQKENSQMKSVIENLRKQNMALNQQDDQDKFSSFGYQESYPIAEGHCGFISDARLLQMQRAEREAMEAKQRKISAIHENYVRTALIGVGSTFAHHLVPSIQCIPRPKAPPRPLPRRLEHIALAPLKNMVGVDGAQVRPGSHSLESIQVNKSFSSSSVWPVPVPPTAAPSKRGKKKKGRRGVKALIVQSDQGCADNNGPIDLMEEVRDIEAHLKEEDWKGVHEVKAMGRRSLGSDMSTGEIATSSLGSLSSVDMKPAELRDYLDVGTPVKSLASPPRPAPPPTKPRSKQPRPIRFLSLPKAATGSDKMAASKPKGQIKNQARLQPLSNPEQALTKTFKLLHSASDDWEKKIEGLTFLRVMAQNHMDILMPKLHDICLAIINEVKNLRSAVSCAAMATLGDMYVHLQRVMDSEVEGTARVLLHKASEANAFIR, encoded by the exons ATGGCTTATCGAGGGAGAAAATCAAGTGAGTTTAACAAACTCCAGAAGGAGAACTCACAGATGAAGAGCGTCATCGAAAACCTGAGGAAGCAAAACATGGCTTTAAACCAACAGGATGACCAGGACAAGTTTTCAAGTTTT GGCTATCAGGAGAGCTACCCAATCGCAGAGGGCCATTGTGGCTTCATCAGTGATGCCAGACTTCTGCAGAtgcagagagctgagagagaggccaTGGAAGCAAAGCAAAGAAAGATAAGTGCTATCCATGAGAATTATGTCCGGACTGCTCTCATCGGGGTTGGCAGCACCTTCGCGCACCACTTAGTCCCCTCTATTCAGTGCATTCCGCGGCCGAAAGCTCCACCGAGGCCTTTGCCACGAAGGCTTGAGCACATAGCTCTGGCCCCACTGAAGAACATGGTGGGGGTGGACGGAGCCCAAGTTCGACCCGGATCTCACTCTCTGGAGTCCATCCAGGTAAATAAGTCATTCAGCAGCAGTAGCGTGTGGCCTGTTCCCGTCCCTCCCACTGCAGCTCCCTCCAAGAGGGGCAAGAAGAAGAAGGGCAGGCGGGGAGTCAAAGCCCTGATAGTCCAGTCGGACCAGGGCTGTGCTGACAACAACGGACCCATTGACCTGATGGAGGAGGTGAGAGACATCGAGGCTCACCTGAAGGAGGAGGACTGGAAG GGGGTACATGAGGTGAAGGCCATGGGCAGGAGAAGTTTGGGCTCGGACATGTCCACGGGGGAAATAGCAACCAGCTCTCTGGGAAGCCTGAGCTCAGTGGATATGAAACCTGCGGAGCTCCGTGACTACTTGGATGTCGGGACCCCGGTCAAGTCGCTTGCCAGCCCACCCAGGCCTGCTCCCCCTCCTACCAAGCCCAGGAGCAAACAGCCTCGGCCTATAAGGTTCCTTAGCCTGCCAAAGGCTGCCACCGGCTCAG ACAAGATGGCAGCCAGTAAGCCAAAGGGTCAAATTAAGAACCAGGCCAGATTGCAGCCCCTGTCCAACCCAGAGCAGGCCCTGACTAAGACCTTCAAGCTGCTCCACTCTGCCTCTGATGACTG GGAGAAGAAGATTGAGGGCTTGACCTTTCTCCGTGTGATGGCTCAGAACCACATGGACATACTGATGCCTAAACTCCATGATATCTGCCTTGCCATTATAAATGAG GTGAAGAACCTGCGCTCTGCAGTGTCCTGTGCTGCCATGGCCACACTGGGTGACATGTACGTCCACCTCCAGAGGGTCATGGACAGTGAGGTGGAGGGGACGGCACGCGTGCTGCTGCACAAAGCCAGCGAGGCCAACGCCTTCATCCGGTAG